A portion of the Rhodococcus pseudokoreensis genome contains these proteins:
- the aztC gene encoding zinc ABC transporter substrate-binding protein AztC — MRRLLPLALLTALAALPVTACTSASSDGPVVVVTTNILGDVVQNVVGDRADVTVLMPRGADPHSFEISASDAARVERADLLVSNGLGLEERIGKTVDTARAEGVPILQIGEAVRPIEYRSGKSSGTMDPHVWTDPDRMRDAVALIRDAVIEHVPDIDADAVRTNADGYARELEELTTRMTDRFATVPPDQRKLVTNHHVFGYLAERFGFDTIGAVIPSGTTLASPSASDLSDLAATVTAARVPAIFVDSSQPDRLAHVLASEARVPVDVVSLFTESLGEPGSGAGTYIEMMDSNSLAIARGLS; from the coding sequence ATGCGGCGCCTGCTGCCGCTGGCCCTCCTGACCGCACTCGCGGCACTGCCGGTGACCGCGTGCACGTCGGCCTCGTCCGACGGGCCCGTCGTCGTGGTGACCACGAACATCCTCGGTGACGTGGTGCAGAACGTCGTCGGCGACCGGGCCGACGTGACGGTGCTGATGCCGAGGGGCGCCGATCCCCATTCGTTCGAGATCTCCGCCTCGGATGCCGCGCGGGTGGAACGCGCCGACCTCCTCGTGTCGAACGGACTCGGCCTCGAGGAGAGAATCGGCAAGACCGTCGACACCGCGCGCGCGGAGGGCGTCCCGATCCTGCAGATCGGTGAGGCCGTGCGGCCCATCGAGTATCGCTCCGGAAAGTCCTCGGGCACCATGGATCCGCACGTGTGGACCGATCCGGACCGCATGCGGGACGCGGTCGCCCTGATCCGCGACGCGGTGATCGAACACGTGCCGGACATCGACGCGGACGCCGTCCGCACGAACGCCGACGGCTACGCCCGGGAACTCGAGGAACTCACCACCCGGATGACGGACAGATTCGCGACCGTCCCACCCGATCAGCGCAAGCTGGTGACCAACCATCACGTGTTCGGTTATCTGGCAGAGCGTTTCGGCTTCGACACGATCGGGGCGGTAATTCCCAGTGGGACCACCCTGGCGTCGCCCAGCGCGTCGGACCTGTCGGACCTGGCCGCGACCGTCACGGCGGCGAGGGTGCCCGCGATCTTCGTCGACTCCTCCCAGCCCGACCGCCTCGCACACGTGCTGGCGTCGGAGGCCCGCGTTCCGGTCGACGTCGTCTCGCTGTTCACGGAGTCACTGGGTGAACCAGGCTCGGGTGCGGGTACGTACATCGAGATGATGGATTCGAATTCCCTGGCGATCGCGCGGGGGTTGTCGTAG
- a CDS encoding ABC transporter yields MPNTTLTRAAIAVVAALTVGACASPPEEAASPGGRGQPGSDLAAEAGSTEVEGPEPRLVVSDADSGRVNVLDLTTGETLRSFEFDNPAHVTTVKDRYAFAVDGTGGAVHVVDAGTWTIDHGDHTHSYTKDPVELGALEGDGPGRVIEGDDRVATFFDRDGVARVIDFAALRKDSIDVDTVVRADAPHHGVALPIADGFVISAANGTGPLELHTADGGFQQSLDTACPNLSGAAASDTHVLGACEDGLFVATTADGTWTTEKVPYPAGIGAVTRPTALRGHPELPLHVATAGPAATNDGLLVFDARTRGWTHVRTPDRALDVALAGDGRSVFAVLADGTFRVYDAQSGAETASSRVLAHPYDPSDVSATPPVIVVGGTRAYVSDPASKTVAEIDFRDNARVARTLDVGVSASTLGVVGL; encoded by the coding sequence ATGCCGAACACCACCCTCACCCGCGCAGCGATTGCCGTGGTCGCCGCACTGACCGTCGGCGCCTGCGCGTCCCCGCCGGAGGAGGCGGCCTCCCCCGGCGGCCGCGGCCAACCGGGTAGCGACCTCGCCGCCGAGGCCGGATCCACCGAGGTGGAGGGGCCCGAACCCCGGCTCGTCGTGTCGGACGCCGACTCCGGCCGCGTGAACGTCCTCGACCTCACGACCGGCGAGACCCTCCGTTCGTTCGAGTTCGACAACCCGGCACACGTGACGACGGTGAAGGACCGGTACGCGTTCGCCGTCGACGGCACCGGCGGCGCCGTGCACGTCGTGGACGCCGGCACCTGGACCATCGACCACGGGGACCACACCCACTCGTACACGAAGGACCCGGTCGAACTCGGCGCTCTCGAGGGCGACGGCCCCGGTCGGGTGATCGAGGGCGACGACAGGGTCGCGACGTTCTTCGACCGCGACGGTGTCGCCCGCGTCATCGACTTCGCCGCGCTCCGCAAGGACAGCATCGACGTCGACACGGTCGTCCGGGCCGATGCGCCACATCACGGTGTAGCCCTGCCGATCGCCGACGGATTCGTGATCTCGGCGGCGAACGGCACCGGCCCGCTCGAACTCCACACCGCGGACGGCGGGTTCCAGCAGAGCCTCGACACCGCCTGCCCGAACCTGAGCGGCGCGGCCGCATCCGACACGCACGTCCTGGGGGCGTGCGAGGACGGACTGTTCGTCGCGACCACCGCCGACGGCACCTGGACGACGGAGAAGGTCCCGTACCCGGCGGGCATCGGTGCCGTCACCCGTCCCACCGCGCTCCGCGGGCACCCCGAACTGCCGCTCCACGTCGCCACCGCGGGGCCCGCCGCCACCAACGACGGACTGCTGGTCTTCGATGCGCGCACCCGCGGGTGGACGCACGTCCGGACCCCGGATCGGGCGCTGGACGTCGCGCTCGCGGGCGACGGACGCTCGGTGTTCGCCGTCCTCGCCGACGGCACCTTCCGCGTGTACGACGCGCAGTCCGGCGCGGAGACCGCGTCGTCCCGCGTCCTGGCACACCCCTACGACCCGAGCGACGTGTCCGCGACCCCACCGGTGATCGTCGTCGGCGGCACCCGCGCGTACGTGTCGGATCCCGCGTCGAAGACGGTGGCCGAGATCGACTTCCGGGACAACGCCCGGGTCGCGCGCACCCTCGACGTCGGAGTGTCCGCGTCCACTCTCGGCGTGGTCGGGCTGTGA
- a CDS encoding NAD-dependent epimerase/dehydratase family protein, which translates to MKLAVTGATSDFGAAILPVLLDDPEIDTVIGLGRRELTIEHPKLEFVRMDIRDPGIEDVFRGCEAVVHLAFVVEEIRDKAVTHDINLRGSRNVVDSAYRAGVLRVVIASSINAYGPELRPKPVTEDVYPAGDPDRYYFHDKAEVEHYAEWWLRRHPGEMAISMLRPTYIIGPDFSNDGIDQLTGPVGAFPRADEAAYQFLHQRDMADAFHRAVKQDLVGPYNLGPKDWVGVRELAAMQGQRMFDVAERPAVVAANVLFRLGLTAFSGQWVTAGETVVDSTRLAEATGWTPSLTARESAAVMILLQGKPLLRREDALERRVACEAALEPASEFVGVDGRGLEHVQIPAATGAVHAEVHSARSGGATVDSGGAATVESGGAATVVLPAPPGLHARYLTPLAVELAENGVNVVVADLPGHGLSTGKRGLATAAGVHDALAVALGYARIRFGGTAHVVRVGDEPPSVSRPGRWRSWVARSRTRVVVNPADGLLPRKLDYQGGLEHLPHAYSARDVTSVVHTDRVDS; encoded by the coding sequence ATGAAGTTGGCGGTCACCGGGGCGACGAGCGATTTCGGCGCCGCGATCCTGCCCGTGCTGCTGGACGATCCGGAGATCGACACGGTGATCGGGCTCGGCAGGCGGGAGCTGACGATCGAACATCCGAAACTCGAGTTCGTCCGGATGGATATCCGCGACCCGGGCATCGAGGACGTGTTCCGCGGCTGCGAGGCCGTCGTTCACCTGGCGTTCGTGGTGGAGGAGATCCGGGACAAGGCGGTCACCCACGACATCAACCTGAGGGGTTCGCGCAACGTCGTCGACTCCGCCTACCGGGCCGGAGTGCTCCGCGTCGTGATCGCGTCGAGCATCAACGCGTACGGACCGGAACTGCGCCCGAAGCCCGTGACCGAAGACGTCTATCCCGCAGGGGATCCCGACCGGTACTACTTCCACGACAAGGCGGAGGTCGAGCATTACGCCGAGTGGTGGCTGCGCCGCCATCCGGGGGAGATGGCGATCTCGATGCTGCGCCCCACCTATATCATCGGGCCCGACTTCTCCAACGACGGCATCGACCAGCTCACCGGTCCGGTCGGCGCGTTCCCGCGCGCCGACGAGGCCGCGTATCAGTTTCTGCACCAGCGGGACATGGCCGACGCGTTCCATCGCGCCGTGAAGCAGGACCTGGTCGGACCGTACAACCTCGGTCCGAAGGACTGGGTGGGTGTCCGCGAACTCGCGGCGATGCAGGGACAGCGGATGTTCGACGTGGCCGAACGACCTGCGGTCGTGGCCGCGAATGTCCTGTTCCGACTCGGCCTCACCGCGTTCTCCGGTCAGTGGGTGACCGCGGGCGAGACCGTCGTCGATTCGACGCGGCTCGCCGAGGCGACGGGCTGGACGCCCTCGCTGACGGCCCGGGAGTCGGCGGCCGTCATGATCCTGCTGCAGGGGAAGCCCCTGTTGCGCAGAGAGGATGCCCTCGAACGCCGCGTCGCCTGCGAGGCCGCGCTCGAGCCGGCCTCCGAATTCGTCGGCGTCGACGGCCGCGGACTCGAACACGTCCAGATTCCCGCGGCCACCGGAGCCGTGCACGCCGAGGTCCACTCCGCACGGTCGGGCGGTGCCACTGTGGACTCGGGCGGCGCAGCCACCGTGGAGTCGGGCGGCGCAGCCACCGTCGTACTGCCCGCGCCGCCCGGACTCCACGCGCGGTACCTCACGCCGCTCGCCGTGGAGTTGGCGGAGAACGGCGTGAACGTCGTCGTTGCGGACCTTCCCGGGCACGGGTTGAGCACCGGCAAACGCGGTCTTGCGACGGCGGCCGGGGTGCACGACGCCCTGGCGGTCGCGCTCGGATACGCGCGGATCCGGTTCGGCGGCACTGCGCACGTGGTCCGGGTGGGCGACGAGCCCCCGTCGGTGTCGAGGCCGGGACGGTGGCGGTCGTGGGTCGCCCGGTCGCGGACCCGGGTGGTCGTCAACCCGGCCGACGGACTGCTCCCCCGCAAACTGGATTACCAGGGTGGGCTCGAGCACCTCCCGCACGCATACTCCGCCCGCGACGTCACCTCGGTCGTCCACACGGATCGAGTCGACTCGTAG
- a CDS encoding carboxymuconolactone decarboxylase family protein, translating to MTSEVPGTNEVPGTRSPAVEAGLTVRREVMGPDFVERALTRTAGTDSEQLQEFVTEHVWDAVWNRPGLDRRSRSLLNLGMLIALRAHGELKGHVRGALRNGLTRTEIVEAVIHASAYCGAPAGLSAMAVVQEALDAELGPLESQD from the coding sequence ATGACCAGCGAAGTACCTGGGACCAATGAAGTGCCCGGGACACGGAGTCCCGCCGTCGAGGCCGGTCTGACGGTGCGGCGTGAGGTGATGGGTCCCGACTTCGTCGAGCGGGCGCTCACCCGGACCGCGGGCACCGACAGCGAGCAGTTGCAGGAGTTCGTCACCGAGCACGTCTGGGACGCCGTGTGGAATCGGCCCGGGCTGGACCGGCGCAGCCGCAGCCTCCTCAACCTCGGGATGCTGATCGCGCTGCGGGCGCACGGTGAGCTGAAGGGGCACGTGCGGGGTGCACTGCGAAACGGTCTGACCCGCACCGAGATCGTCGAAGCGGTGATCCACGCGAGCGCCTACTGCGGTGCCCCCGCCGGCCTGTCGGCGATGGCGGTGGTGCAGGAGGCGCTCGACGCGGAACTGGGACCGCTCGAATCCCAGGACTGA
- the aztD gene encoding zinc metallochaperone AztD: MRRPRPTVVAAVALSAALLTSCSTDSGTAEASTTDSATPRLALSYDGGVLVLDAQSLDVVGSAEVDGFTRLNPAGDDRHVLISTGNSFTALDTGTWTDGGSHYTATPALTDVAFDAKTPGHVVRHGGKTVLFDDGTGLVRVFDPAALSQGTPATTEFTTPEAHHGVAVELSDGSLLTTVGNEDERTGIVVLDRARKEIARNEDCPGVHGEAVAADETVVVGCQNGLLIYRDGVITKVTSPDPYGRIGNQAGDENSPILLGDYKTDPDAELERPERVSLTDTATGQLTLVDLGTSYTFRSLGRAPHGEALVLGTDGALHVIDPNTKAVSRTVDVLDPWTEPDRWQSPRPALYVQDHTAYVTDPANEKIHTIDLDTWAVSGQADLPETPNEITGVTG; this comes from the coding sequence TTGCGTAGACCCCGACCCACCGTCGTTGCCGCCGTGGCACTCTCGGCGGCACTTCTCACGTCCTGCTCCACCGACTCCGGCACGGCCGAAGCGTCCACCACCGATTCGGCCACGCCGCGACTGGCACTGAGCTACGACGGCGGGGTGCTCGTCCTCGACGCGCAGAGCCTCGACGTGGTCGGTTCGGCCGAGGTGGACGGCTTCACCCGGCTCAACCCCGCCGGCGACGACCGGCACGTGCTGATCAGCACCGGCAACAGTTTCACCGCTCTCGACACCGGAACCTGGACGGACGGCGGCAGCCACTACACCGCCACACCCGCACTCACCGACGTCGCGTTCGACGCGAAGACGCCCGGGCACGTCGTCCGGCACGGCGGCAAGACCGTGCTGTTCGACGACGGCACCGGACTGGTGCGCGTGTTCGACCCGGCCGCACTGTCTCAGGGCACCCCGGCCACCACCGAATTCACGACCCCGGAAGCGCATCACGGTGTGGCCGTGGAACTCTCCGACGGCAGCCTGCTCACCACCGTCGGCAACGAGGACGAGCGCACCGGCATCGTCGTACTCGACCGCGCCCGCAAGGAGATCGCGCGCAACGAGGACTGCCCCGGCGTGCACGGGGAGGCCGTCGCCGCCGACGAGACAGTAGTCGTGGGATGCCAGAACGGCCTGCTGATCTACCGGGACGGCGTCATCACCAAGGTGACGAGCCCCGACCCCTACGGTCGCATCGGCAACCAGGCCGGCGACGAGAACTCCCCGATCCTGCTGGGCGACTACAAGACCGACCCCGACGCCGAACTCGAACGCCCTGAACGGGTCTCCCTCACCGACACCGCAACGGGACAGCTCACCCTCGTCGACCTGGGCACCAGCTACACGTTCCGGTCACTCGGACGCGCCCCGCACGGTGAGGCCCTCGTCCTCGGCACCGACGGCGCCCTGCACGTGATCGACCCGAACACCAAGGCCGTGAGCCGCACCGTCGACGTCCTCGATCCGTGGACCGAGCCGGACCGGTGGCAGTCGCCGCGTCCCGCGCTGTACGTGCAGGACCACACGGCCTACGTGACCGATCCCGCGAACGAGAAGATCCACACGATCGACCTCGACACGTGGGCCGTGTCCGGGCAGGCCGACCTGCCGGAGACCCCGAACGAGATCACCGGCGTGACGGGCTGA